CTAATTCTTATCCTTAGCAtcatgaacaaaaaaaaaagttattttggCACATTGGGTTAGTTCAGTCTAGAATTGTGCTTTATCAAGACacgatatttttttctttgtgcctCAAGGTTGATTTCCACTGCCCCATTCTCATAATGTGAGTCTGTTCCAATTCAAAATTGATTTGACCGAAATATGTCAGCCGCCAAAAAAAGCCAGGCAGCGGCAGGAATCGAACGTCAgcttgtgtgttccagccttagTAGGGCTACTTTCCATCAGCATTTCCTATTGTACTGACTCAATCTAAGGATAAAAATTTCCACTTATATCTAATCTTGTCCTTCATTTTCATCCCCCCTTTGCGTTTGGAAGCTATACCAACATTGACACCATTTCCTATTCTTCCAACCCTCCTAACAGCAAACAAGAAGGCAGAGGGTGTCGAGCATGTCTGATTTCCCTCACAGTATTTCAAATGAGCACAAAGCCAAGAAGTACACTGTCGTATACGTTTGCTACACCACACAAAGAGCATGACTTTAAAAAAATTACCTTAAAAAACCACTACCTATGTCTGCAGCACTGAGCAATGAGGCTTGGCACCTTCAAAAAAATTTTGCCCCCGACATAACCTCACCAAAAACTCATTCCAGTGCCTTGTCACCACCTCGTTAAATCCGCCAGAAACCTAGACTGCCATTCTGTACAGTTAAATTAAAACTTATAcggtaccacatccttccacAAGAAACGTCCTTCACCAAATTTCACCGGCTCTCTTTCGCGAAACAGAGCACCACGACCACCCAGTGACATGGTGGGGCCCACACAAGCAGATGAGTCCCAAGGGAAAATGTCCCACGGATGTCTCACGAATGTCCCACGGCAGAGCAGTTGAAAAAGCAAAAGGAATTGGCTGAGAGAGTTTCCGTCCAGAGTAAGTTACACAAAACCAagaaattcaaacttcaaaatccatcatcACTTTCCATTGCTTGAAACGTCATGTCGTTGATATCCGCAATGGAGCTTCCATGCGAAGAGTCTGGATCGACTGGTCCAGAACCCATGCTTCCAAGAATGTCATCTACGGCTGTGGGTAAAAGAAATAAGAGAAGCAGATAAGTGATCATTATCGAATAAAATGTGTTTTATACAAGTTTTTATTACAACATATTACAAGTGTTTGACCCAACTGAGTTATTACACCTTCTAGGCTTAATGTACTGACATAGTAAACCACAATAACTCAGCATACCAGTTATGATAAAAATTATTCAGCATTGTCGTTGCCGTGCGAGGCATGGgaaaagagaaacagaccaaaatgaaaaaaaaaacaggcatgAGGAGAACTCAGTTTAGTGGTGGTGCTCCATGTGCCGCTATTGCTGCCACCTTCAATCACTTGTGTGGCGCCTCTGCACGTTTGTGCTAGTGTCAGTTCTAATCAATAAGAGGAAGCAAGAGCTGATCCAATTACCAATGGCAAAAGTGGGAAACGACCATTTTTTTTCAATCCACATGAGTGATTTTgtcagtgttgcagttcttcttCTGGAGCCCAAGAAACCTTTCCTTCACTTTCACTGCCTTTTTGTACCCTTTACGGGGATTTTAACGGATTTTTAATATGCTCCTGATAGTATAATAATAAAACTCCGGATTTAGTAAATCTATGGCTTGGTCCTGACCAGCAGTACATACTACTATAACGCGCTTCTACCGTACCTCACACCATGCATTCAGGAGACTGTTCAACTCACCAAGCTGATGAACAGCGACGATATCCTCCTCGTCGTGAGTGTAACGCCGATCGATCGACTCCTTGATCTGATTGTTGGCTGCCTTAGGATCCAAGTCCATCGCCCACGAGAAGTTCATGAGCGCTAAGTGTGTGTTCCCCAACTTTTTGTGAACCTGCGAAGCAagtgacaatttttttcttcttttttagctttttCCCGACGCTCACCTTCCCACAAAGGAAATAGACGAGCGACTCTTTTGGAACGATCTGCTTCAGTTCGTCCAGTTCACCTAGCGCGTCCTGATACCTCTCcagagaaaagaaaatggaTGCCCTGTGGAATTTGCAGAGCGGATTTCGAGAATCCATAGCCATGGCCTGGTCAAGTGTTAGGATGCATTCTTCCGTCTTCTTCAATGCATGCTGTACCTATACCAAAGTTAAAAATGATTACACGTGCGAACAACTTTATTCGGTCTACCAACTTACAACTCCAATGTGGCATAGAAGAACAGAGCTCTGCGGGTTGATTTCAAGAGCTCTTTTGAAGTGAATCTCTGCCATTCCGTAGCGTTCTTGCTTGTAATAGATCATGCCTATGCCATACCTGCACTCCAGGAAGTAGAAAATTGGGTATGAGTGAAGAAGATGGTAGTGTACGAAAATTCCCTCAAAACTGCGGAGCATTCAGTCAATTCCAGTAAGAGACACACTGCCTTCAAGTTTGCCATACATGCGTAGATTTGCACACGTACAAAAGCTTCTGGCACTGAGGGTGGTATATGTAGCTTAAGGGGCCGAGGCCAagacacagggtgtcccagctaaatgcgaaaaAATTTttctaaaatatatatataactttttccgagatgaaatcaattgcgatATAgaatatgctgaagggcactccttaggagggcaccagcaaactcctgaggcaatgtcctaattaacttttaatAATTCACTttctaattataaaagctacgaggttgtcccaatgagaacatctggtcccttcggttcCCTGATACCACTGCCGTTTTCAGAGCAAAAAACCGTTTGATAGGTCGTCcacaaaaaatttgtgaaggaacaccattttttaaatttattttgttcattgcacatcttCGGAGACCTATCTTTCCGAACCAGAAAACACACCATACGTACTTTGGCATGGTCACCAGCAGCGGTCAGCAAGACTAGCAGCAATACACCAAGCAAAGTTCACGACACCCTATTGTTAAtggttagagcctgaagttttaaggttttacccaattcttccccgaatttgcaccccgaattgaaggttcactCTTTAGGacgaaacccgatttttacccggcaaattcccccCAGTGgaatgtctgtaggaatgcgctaacttacttgtttggcagcaaatgcagttacatcaccgtttgtaccaaaccactacattTAGCCTGAGTAAccgagcccgatttctccccgaatttagcatactggaagttttttcacccgaattcgcatgaatttagagcgcatgtttattcacccgatttttaccccccgaatttagaaaaaaatatttcccgaaaacttcgggctctatTCATGGTCTGCGTCAGGTTTTGTCGAGGCGCAGCTTTATAGACACTGTAAAATCAGTCAGTCACAATTCAAGCGCTCAAGCAGCTTCATGCCCTCGGGAATGCCGGTGTAGGTAATCACCCTGTGTGTTATACAATGTCACTGGCTCTCCTATACGGAAATGTATAGACCTCTAGCACGCACTCGTAGATAACATGCACTAcctatttttttcaattttttccgTAATTTTGGGAAAAAAAATTACGGAAAAAATTGAAAACTCGTTTGCACTCGTAGATATTGCAAACTGCACTCGTAGATAACTTGCATTGCctcttttttttcaattttttccggaattttgaagaaaaaaaatacgaaaaaaattgaaaactgGTTTGCACTCGTAGATATTGCAAACTGCACTCGTAGATAGCATGCactacctctttttttttcaacttttttCGTAATTTTGAAAAAAATTACGGAAAAAATTGAAAACTCGTTTGCGCTCGTAGATATTGCAAATTGCACTCGTAGATAACATGCACTacctcttttctttgtttttttccgtaattttgaaaaaaaaaatacggaaaAAATTGTAACCGTAACCCAAAGGGTCCTGTAAGAAGAAAGGTTCCTTACCAAGCATTGTAATGACGAGGATCGACCAGGATTGCCTTTCGGAAGCACGACATGGCTTTGTCAAGCTCTTCAGTTGCAGCCAACTCATGACCGAGGAGTGTGTGTGCATACGCAAAATCAGGATCAATCTGGATTGCTCGCTGAAGGAATCTGATTGCTGTCTCGTGTTCCCTCTGTAAACTAAAGCAGTTGCCCGCAGCGCACCATGTCTAGAAAAGACCGACCAAGGTTTCCAAATAAGAATGACGTCGACAAACGATTGAGCCAAGCGCTCAAGATCCATGCGTCCTACCTCAGGAGCATGTTTATCCATGTCCTGAAGATCCTGAGCAAGTGAAGATAGGCTAACTTCCCTTTGTAAGTGCCACAAAGCAGTACTGTAGTATTCTAAGCCTTGGAGTCGGTGCGGTTCGAGACGTCTCAGCTCTTCAAACACTTTCACAGCCTGCACACAGGATCGCGTGAACGAAAGGAAAAATGTCATGAACACATCTCCACGTAAGCACAGAATTCAAGTGAAGTTGGAACGCAATAtaactagggagtgactttttcgggttaaacccgattccgcctggttattcccccccccgaaccgacctccgaccaattcgggttaaacccgatttctccccgaattccagtcactatgaaatcctcaagtgacgtttccacagAAGACGAACAagggtcgccacgtgtaacacatgtaagagtGGGTCACTTatgttcccagcaatacacccctgtgtgtcaacactgtctatgccttcggggattaccaaTTCACaatcccgaaaaaaaaaaaaaaagaaaagaccaaaaaagagagattacgAAAGGACTTAATaaacaagaggagaaacaaaaacacccgataacacccaaAGGCACAATCAtcgcccaatttctccccgaattacagatttagaAATAGCaaccgatttttacccccccgaacCTGAGAAagacatttaacccgaaaaagtcactccctaaatatAACTAGATCCTGAAGTTTTaaggttttacccgattcttccctgaatgGAAGGTCACCTCTTTaaggtgaaacccgatttttacccggcaaattgccctcactgagaagtctgtaggaatgcacactaaacTGATTGGCACGAAATGCAGTTACAGGAAGTTTTGTACCAAACCAATACAGTTAGATTGAgcaactgagccagatttctccccaaatttagcatactgcaAGTTTTTTCAAccaaattcgcatgaatttagagcacatgtttattcacccgatttttactctcctaaatttagaaaaaaaatatacccAAAAAACTTCATGCTCTATGAAGATAGTCAGCAGCAGTTTTACGAAAAGCTAGTGCAATACTTGCAGGAAGGGTACAGTGCAGGGAAAGGCAATTAAAACTCTGTGTATTCTACCTGTTCGTACTCTCCCAATTCAAAGTGTGCCCTTCCCAAAGCTGCCAGCACCCATCCAGTATGATAGTGATGCTGAGGCAAAGCTTGGAGTGCTTCTACTGCTTGCCTGCAGCGGTAGCGCCCAAGGTAAGACTGTGCTCTGCCCAAATCTTGCAGCAACTGCATCAGGCCCTCTGCAACAGCAAAGGAGAATACTCCACATTACTCCACAACAAGACTAAAGCATCAGGGGAGGAGTGGGCATAGTCCCATCTCGAGAGTGCTGGTAACAGAGACATACCCAATGGGGTACTGTAAGAACTTAGACACCTCTCCACAGCAGGAAACCTACATGGTGTTTCACTTAACGTGTCGCAACGATCTATTAAAAAATTCGCGCGTCTGCAAAATTATGGGGCCAGCAGTGTACATCTTCAGCAAACTTTTGCCATGACTTGCAAGCACCATGATGGTCAATTATCAATCTCGAGAAATTGGGTTTTCCAAATTTATTGATTTCTTCACCCTCAGGGCAGGAGCCTTGATCAATAGCTgggaaaaaaatgcgaaaaacAACGTTTTAAAACGCGTAAATTGTTGGCCGTACTTAGTTTTCTATCGAGTTAATGCAAGAAAATGGTGACCTGCCACTTCAGTTTCCTTTTccatgcttctgctgataacgAGAGCAAGTCTAAAATGTCATGCAGTTATCCAAATCAATCCtaaggaagaaacaaaaacactgtGTCCACTTGGAAATTCCCCAAGTTCAGTTtcaaaaattcaatttcttgtGACTGAAAATTAATCAAAGCGCTCGTAAATCATAGCAAAAATTTGCGACGATAGGTACtgttgaccccataattttcaCACAAGTTGCTTTTTAATATCTCTTTTTCACATGTTTGGTGAAGCAACCTGTTCGTTGCATTAATTTTTTCCACTTTCTTTGTAACAGCTGTCCCAGTTTCAATGCACCCTACAATGGTTAGATGCCGCAATAGGGCCcggtgttttagggtaaaacctgaTAAAGCCTGCTTTTTACCCCACCCACCCCCATATTGCCATCACCATCACTTAGGTTAAAACCCAAACAAATCCCAAAATGAACTTGGGAAAAGTGGCAATTAAGCCACCAATACAGGCACTGCAGAACGCTATGCACTCTGCGCTCAGCACAGCTGTTCCGTATCCTCTGACAATCTAAGATGCGAGAAGCACtccttttttaaatttttttaccCGAAAATCTACTTTTCCACCCCGATTATCACCAGATTTTGCGCCTCCTtaaataaaacccgattttcAAGAAACATAAAACTCGAAAACACAGAACCCTATGCATAAAGGAGTACTACCACAAAACTGTCATTTCTTTGGGAAACCACCGCAGAAAGTGGAAGTTCTTTAGAATGAGGCACAGAAACCGTGTAGAGAGGGGCTAGCTGGACTCACCCGCTGATGCTTTCTGCATGCATAGTGCTGTGTGGGCCAGGGAAACAGTTTGGTCCGACTTGTTCATTTCATTCAGTTCAACTTCGGTGACTGCGGTTTGTCCCAGCGGAGTACCAGACGTTGAGCGGAGGCCCCGCGGAGATTTCACTTTTTTCGAAGACTGCGTCTTAGACACGAGGCCGCGTGAAGACTTTGGCGAAGAGGTTCCCTTGTTGTTTTCCTTCACAGAGTTTGAACTGCTGAAGAGACGCGAGCTACGCCGGACACTGCTCAACCCGCCAGGGGTAAGActgcaattaattaattaaatcgCTTTTATCCCCCCATATTCCAAAATAAAAATCTTAAAACCCAGAAATGCGTCTCACCTTGCCGTGGGCGTCTGTCCCAAACTATTGTTCCCTGACTGGCTGAAGATCTGTATCTTAGACGGATTCAATCCCTGAGGTTTGCGTGCGACGTTCTGAAGATGTACAAGCAACGTGTTATATTGTATtgatcagtgatggccactaactacttctacagtagtttaactataaccactaactactttgcgatggagtagtttaactagtagttcaactacttttcgggggaggtagttaaaacttcTTTAACTGCTgcagtgtagtttaactacatctataactacttaacgttgtccatcaacaccaatcccattctatagcgttCTTAGACCCCTAAATATGAATCGTGAGCAGCGATAAAAGCGAAAATTtggtacacatgcacgacacaattgctctgcacctccgttctcatcaaacaagtagctcagggtaaaagtcggaagcacagtcgtgccgtaaagcttgcggcaaaatcgtaagtggttggcgcctgcagtaatcTAACTACTGTAGtcaactactcgaaatagtagtttaactagtagttgcacactacatctCTGCAAGTAATTAATAACTACTTTtcaactacaatcaggtagtttaactacatgtagttaactactggccatcactggtattgATCATGCTCCATTTCAACCAATCGTAGAGATGGTGAGTGCGGTAACTCCACGGTTACCTTTTTTACAGGTGGGCAGGGTTCTTTGACCATAGCCTCGATTGTCTGTGGAGAGGGTGTGACATACGCTAACATGCTATTGGTTGTCGGAGAAGGAACACCAACCGCAGGGCTGTTGAGGGGCAGGACACCAAACCTACGCAAGCAAATAAGAAGAAAGATGAACAGACAGTAGATGTTTCGAGTCAAGCTCCTTGCCTTTGAGTGCCTGTACAAAACCCCCCATTTATTTTATCACTGTATTTTTCAATGCTTTCCAAACAGCATTTAATTTGAAAGATATGTGGCAAGGGCATAAAgggattgtccaggctaaaatATACACTACGAGCCTAAAGTTTTAGGCTTAAACTCGTTTCTtcccccgaattgaaggtcgcctctttagggtgaaaacTGATTTTTACCCGGAAAATTGCCCTCAtcgagacgtctgtaggaatgcacaatAACTTgtatggcagaaaatgcagttacatgACTATTTGCACTAAAACAGCACgtttagtttgagtaactgagccagatttctccacGAATTTGGCATACTgcaagttttttcacccgaattcgaatgaatttagagcacatatttatttacccaatttttacccccaaattaaaaaaaaaaatcccaaaaacttcaggttctAAATATACTGCTGCATGTTATCTTATGATTAGAGCCTGATgatttcaggaaatatttttttctaaattcgggggttaaaaattgggtaaataaacatgtgtactaaattcatgcgaattcggatGAAACAAAAAATAACTTGCAGTGTGCTAAATTAGGGGAATAATCTGGC
This portion of the Ornithodoros turicata isolate Travis chromosome 3, ASM3712646v1, whole genome shotgun sequence genome encodes:
- the LOC135388957 gene encoding cell division cycle protein 27 homolog isoform X2 — translated: MIVQEPVQAAIWHCLNHYAFSDAIFLAERLYAEVRSDESLHLLATCHYRAGNPSSAYSLLQRQGVHTPQARYLLARCCLDLRKFAEAELALLSGIPSASSLTKAGMDELASTFGDTAPFALALLGQLCARTERAIRAAEAHKKSLKLNPFLWSSFESLVNMGESPSPSDVFSMSSVENLSQCQGSNPLVSFVNKTNMDSITEDVKAPVALVRLGGGSNPSGGTSQSMSGFLTPEGEPLVKGIKSTGGKAAKSVFAGVGALTPLSPSFGVLPLNSPAVGVPSPTTNSMLAYVTPSPQTIEAMVKEPCPPVKKNVARKPQGLNPSKIQIFSQSGNNSLGQTPTASLTPGGLSSVRRSSRLFSSSNSVKENNKGTSSPKSSRGLVSKTQSSKKVKSPRGLRSTSGTPLGQTAVTEVELNEMNKSDQTVSLAHTALCMQKASAEGLMQLLQDLGRAQSYLGRYRCRQAVEALQALPQHHYHTGWVLAALGRAHFELGEYEQAVKVFEELRRLEPHRLQGLEYYSTALWHLQREVSLSSLAQDLQDMDKHAPETWCAAGNCFSLQREHETAIRFLQRAIQIDPDFAYAHTLLGHELAATEELDKAMSCFRKAILVDPRHYNAWYGIGMIYYKQERYGMAEIHFKRALEINPQSSVLLCHIGVVQHALKKTEECILTLDQAMAMDSRNPLCKFHRASIFFSLERYQDALGELDELKQIVPKESLVYFLCGKVHKKLGNTHLALMNFSWAMDLDPKAANNQIKESIDRRYTHDEEDIVAVHQLAVDDILGSMGSGPVDPDSSHGSSIADINDMTFQAMESDDGF
- the LOC135388957 gene encoding cell division cycle protein 27 homolog isoform X1, which produces MIVQEPVQAAIWHCLNHYAFSDAIFLAERLYAEVRSDESLHLLATCHYRAGNPSSAYSLLQRQGVHTPQARYLLARCCLDLRKFAEAELALLSGIPSASSLTKAGMDELASTFGDTAPFALALLGQLCARTERAIRAAEAHKKSLKLNPFLWSSFESLVNMGESPSPSDVFSMSSVENLSQCQGSNPLVSFVNKTNMDSITEDVKTVGSQGTGKFTVVPLFLGPTPPVQAPVALVRLGGGSNPSGGTSQSMSGFLTPEGEPLVKGIKSTGGKAAKSVFAGVGALTPLSPSFGVLPLNSPAVGVPSPTTNSMLAYVTPSPQTIEAMVKEPCPPVKKNVARKPQGLNPSKIQIFSQSGNNSLGQTPTASLTPGGLSSVRRSSRLFSSSNSVKENNKGTSSPKSSRGLVSKTQSSKKVKSPRGLRSTSGTPLGQTAVTEVELNEMNKSDQTVSLAHTALCMQKASAEGLMQLLQDLGRAQSYLGRYRCRQAVEALQALPQHHYHTGWVLAALGRAHFELGEYEQAVKVFEELRRLEPHRLQGLEYYSTALWHLQREVSLSSLAQDLQDMDKHAPETWCAAGNCFSLQREHETAIRFLQRAIQIDPDFAYAHTLLGHELAATEELDKAMSCFRKAILVDPRHYNAWYGIGMIYYKQERYGMAEIHFKRALEINPQSSVLLCHIGVVQHALKKTEECILTLDQAMAMDSRNPLCKFHRASIFFSLERYQDALGELDELKQIVPKESLVYFLCGKVHKKLGNTHLALMNFSWAMDLDPKAANNQIKESIDRRYTHDEEDIVAVHQLAVDDILGSMGSGPVDPDSSHGSSIADINDMTFQAMESDDGF